Within the Gossypium raimondii isolate GPD5lz chromosome 12, ASM2569854v1, whole genome shotgun sequence genome, the region TAGCTTTTGTTTTGGATACTTGAAAAAGAGCATTACTGTTAAGGGCTTACGTCCCAATCCTGGCAAGTGTTTAAAGAGACAAGAACGAAAAGAGGAGTTTGTTTATAACTGATGGATAATTTGGGGGAGTATCCAACAGGGTCATAAGTAGAACTACAGCCACTAGCATCTTGTCTTTGGGTGGCACCATGTTTCATTCAGGAATATAGttcttatttaatctttttttattttttttaaagtcttaATGTGGTTTGGGGTctttaaaaggaaaagagaggAATGAATAAAAAAGGGGGAAATGCAACAAAGAGCGTAGGGTAaagcaaaagaaagaagaggtCTTTCTCATATACAGATCCCTATGGAATGCAGGAATGATGCCCAGCATTAGCTTGCTGgaactcttttctttcttttttgtttagtttaaaAGAAAGGAACTTGCTTTGTCTCTCTTTAGAAATGTTTACAGtgagtgagagagagagagagggccTCATGCATATAGAATAGATTCAGTCACAGGAGTTCTGAATTTGTTTTAGATGAGTTCTTAGATTTGGTCAAATTACTTTTGCAGCTACAAAACAAAtattcttagtttttttttcatttcctttaaaaaaaatagagtgaaGCAAGGAAATGGTcgttttttttatgattaagtTATTTGTTTCCCAATGATTGAGTTGTTCCTGCAGTGAGAGGAAGTTCCCAACTTGCTTAGAATCATTACTGGGTTCCAAAGCAGCCGCATAGTAAGAAAATGAAGTCCATAAGCAATGATGataacaataaaaatgcaaACTGGTTAGGTTTTTCTCTCTCTCCAAACATGAAAATGGAGGTTAGCAATCAAGAAGCTCACAACTATACACAGTCTGCTTCAGCTTCAGCTGCCGGTGTTACTACAGCAGTTCCATCAAGCTTTTTCCAATCTCCTTCTCATCTTAATTATGGACTTTATTATGGAGTTGAAGGAGAAAATGGTGGCTTCTATTCTCACTTTCCTGTCATGCCACTTAAGTCAGATGGGTCTCTTTGTCTAATGGAAGCTCTTGGCAGGTCTCAGCAACCACAAGGTATTTGGGTTcaatattcttttttcttttgtgcttTTGGGGAATATACTagtatttttcttaaacttcagttttttttttctttggcttTTGGTGTGAAGCAATGGTTCCTACTTCAACTCCAAAACTGGAGGATTTCTTTGGGGCTGCAACCATGGGGACCCATCACTATGAAAGCAGTGACAGAGAAACTATGGCTCTAAGTTTAGACAGTATGTattacaatcaaaatccaaatcaaGAACACAACAACCAGAATTGGTTAGACCACCTGCAACAGTCCTCAAGGCAGACGCACCACCAACAGCAGCTTCAGGTTCAACAGTACCAATACTACTCTGGATATAGGAACCAAGAAATGTTACTAGGAGAGGAAGCTAAAGAAACCCATGTTACAGATTGCAATCTTCAGGCCCCAACAATGGCAGATGATGGTAAGCAGTGGGTTTCAAGAAACTACTCCACTGAACATGCAATGCATCAGAAGATGATTGGTTGCTTGGGTGATAATGGAGCAGAATCCGGCTCTATTGGTGCAATAGCATATGGAGATTTGCAGTCTTTGAGTTTGTCAATGAGCCCTGGTTCACAATCAAGCTGTGTGACTGGTTCACAGCAAATCTCGCCTTCTGGAACTGACTATGCTGCAGTCCTGGAAACCAAGAAAAGAGGGCCTGACAAGGTAGATCAGAAGCAAATTGTCCATAGGAAATCCATTGATACCTTTGGTCAAAGAACCTCTCAGTATAGAGGTGTCACAAGGTAAGTGTGttccttttatcttttaattctGTCTGTCTTATATGCTTTCCCCCAAaactaatttgtttttaatcaatctttacattttaactaaaaaagcttttctttttttagaaatggaagtttttaacagaaaaaaaaaagcttcatTTTTATCTGTTCTTGGTTTTGTTGTGTTTACCACTCAGACATAGATGGACGGGTAGATATGAAGCCCATCTATGGGACAACAGTTGCAAGAAGGAAGGACAGAGCAGGAAAGGAAGACAAGGTTAGCTTCCTGCAATAAGTATACTcgctatttttagtttttttcttttttatttcttgagctgacttttttttaattatttttatgattggggTTTTTGATTCTAATGGAATGATGATGATTCTCCACAGTTTATTTAGGTAAGCTCTTCTGACACTATTAATACTTATCAaagtatattattatgtttgaaaCAGTCATATGTTGAATGGCAAGTCATTCCAAAATCTTAATTTGTAGGGGGTTATGACATGGAGGAGAAAGCTGCAAGAGCATATGATCTAGCTGCACTCAAGTATTGGGGACCCTCCACTCACATCAATTTCCCAGTAATTATCTAACTCtcattacattttcaaatcTAATGCTTTTCTTggaaaccttttaaaaattttttttatggtaCTGACTGTAATTAtgatgttctttattttttttgcagTTGGAGAATTACCAAAAAGAACTTGAAGAAATGAAGAACATGACAAGACAAGAGTATGTTGCTCACTTGAGAAGGTACCATCTTTGCCCATTCTCTCCCATTTTGGTGCGTAGCTCTATAGTTGACTGTGATTTTTAATGACGGTTTTTGTCGATGTTCATAATTCTACTGTATGAGCAGGAAAAGCAGTGGATTTTCAAGGGGAGCTTCAATGTACAGAGGAGTGACAAGGTCTccttataaaaaattcaatttatatggAACTTGAACTGCAAATACCCATAATATTTCAGCTCTtttttctcataattttttaattgaaaaatgaagCAGACATCATCAACATGGAAGATGGCAGGCTCGGATAGGAAGAGTTGCAGGGAACAAAGACCTTTATCTTGGAACATTTAGTGAGTTTCATTTCATTTGTGTATTtttgttttactattttaatagtgtGTGTTTTATTGACTTCAAAGAAAGGCCAGTATTTGATTCAGTCTTTAGCTCTTTCGGCTCTTTTTAAGCCACACTGGGCATGCTTCCATAAGtaatttgaactttttttcccaaaagaaaaaaacaaacaaaagcaAAGTGAAAAAGGAGACAACAGCTTCTGTAAGGCTGTTTGTCCAcaaacatgcaaaaaaaaaaaaagaagaaaaaggaatttgAATGTGATTCAACATGGACtctactactattattattattattattattattattattattattttaaatgtttatgctTAGTTGATAGATGGcattatatgatatgataatTGAAAGTCAATAATTGCATGCAGGCACTCAAGAGGAAGCAGCTGAGGCTTATGACATAGCAGCTATCAAGTTCCGTGGGGCGAATGCAGTGACTAACTTTGACATAACAAGGTACGATGTGGAAAGAATCATGGCTAGCAATACCCTTCTTGCTGGAGAATTCGCTAGGCGAAACAAAGATGTCGGACCTGGTGGTAATGACAACCTTTTAACTGGTAACACCAATGCTGAAACCAACATTAACATATCACCAAAGAACAATGGAGGTCAACCAGACTGGAAAATGATCCTTTATCAGTCATCTGAACAGCAACAGCCCAACATCATTGAGAATTTTAAGGCTCAGGCTTTCTCATTGGCACCAGAAACCATGGTTGGCCACAGAGAGGTGGATGATTCCAGCAAGATAGGGACTACTCACTTCTCCAATGCTTCTTCATTGGTGACTAGTTTGAGCAGCTCAAGAGAAGGTAGCCCAGAGAGAAGCAGTTTACCTATGGCGTTTGCAATGCCTCCTCCACCATCATCCAAGTTGTTCACTACTTCACCAAACACTGTGAATTCTTGGATTCCTTCGGCTCAGCTCAGGCCTGCAATTTCCATGCCACAGATGCCTGTTTTTGCTTCCTGGACAGATGCTTAGATTAGACGTTTTGGGGTATAGTAACCAAAAATatgttctctttcttttctttttttcccctttttttgcatggaattaaaaaaatcagGAAAAAGAAGtatggttttttatttatttatctttttttatgagATTTTCCTTGGTTAAGAAAAATGAGGTGTTAATGGAGGGGTCAGTGTGGGACCTCTTATGAAGAAGAAGAgactttaaagtttttaaactcATATATCCTTTTGAACCTCTTATCTGAAGATgttgaatataaaaattggtAGAGAAGAAAGCTTTAAAGACAAAATGATTGAAGTCTATGAAATGATATGTGCAATATGGAGGAGGGATGAATGAATGACCCTATATTCATAATTAGATTCACCTTTTTTTATTGGTCCTCTCAAGTACAGAAACAGCTCAGTATGTGTCCCAATAATGCAAAAGCTGGTCTTTCAACTTTGGGGCCTTTGACCACTCTATCTCTGATCTCAAACACCCTTTGCTGTTCTCTATATCCATAACAACATCATTACCATCTTAGCTTTCTCCAGAGGTAAACAAAAAAGCGAAGAGACATTCCTTCAAATAattcaaaggaaagaaaaagggtCCAAGGGTAATGGATTCCCTCTTTTATAGTTTATGATTCAAGGGTAAGGGATCATAATTACTTCAAAATTTATCTGAGATTTTGGTGGAAAGATGAGGTTAATGGGGTGGTTTCTTTCGTCAATGACCAGTCAACTTGGTTTGATTGATGGATCATCATTTGTGTTTTCACTCGTTTGGGTAATCATTGTTTCATCCCTTCCATGCCTTCATATGCACATGTGCAGGTTTTTCTGATAATCATAAGCTTGCAATTCATTTCATGATTATGTAGTTAAGGGGTTTACATTCTGGATTTGTTTCTTCAGTGTTAGTCCCACTGATACAGTAGATTCCAAGTACTTTGACACCATGAAACATGGAAACCAATAAAAGAATAACAACAGTTGATGATGTTGTTTTATAAGTACACAACTCAGCAGAAATTAATTATGATGGGTGTTGTAGTGGTTactcatttcatttttttataatgatatcaaaagtttaattcttgttttacgaaaatattgtatatttcaTAGCCATTTGCTTGCCTCTTTAAAGAgtatccaccacaaaagaattAATCATTACTACTAATAATAAATACCCTAATTTCGACTAATCACATACTAAATTAGATTCATTGTTGCGTATTGCTAAAAGCTTACTTTTCATTCATCAACTGCACTTTCTACAGAAGACATGATAACCAAAAGTATGATTTGAGAAGATTGATTTTGAATTCTAAGTAGTcgatatttttgttctttttctttttcattacattttttttctcctGTTCTTAAACTGCACTATATATTCTCACCTCTTTcatacaaaaacaaataatctcattatatatatagtGCAATATGAAAACATGATGTTATCAAAGGACAGAAAATGATAAAGATGGGGTTAACAATGCAAATGGGGCACACCAAATTTGACACAGAGAACACCTTTTATCCCCATTGGTGTGAAAACTGtgtaacataaaataaataatgaagggaatggattttaatgctttaattaAGATTGAGAATTGCGTTGTTTAAATGGGGAGTTAAAAGGAACAAAGAGACAGGAAATGGATTTACGTGAAGACCAATGGATTGGTCAAAAGAGAAAGCATTTGCTTTGTGGCCGAAAAGTTAGAAAGATTAgaggtcgggtcgggtcgggtcgggtcttAAGCTATTCATCATCAGTAGGTCGGTCCAACAATAATTTGACTAATCCCCCACCCGCATCAATGGACTTTattcttttacaaatatttaaaagtgGAACACAAACAAATTCCACAacaggggggggggggggggcaaTCATATCTTTTTAGATTCATAGGTGATGGTACAAGAGAATGTCAAACacctttagttttttttttttattatattattttttcaatttaatttctatgaTAATATATGGATCTATggttaaaaaacaaaattccaATATCTGTATGTGTATGGATTTAGGAGTGTAACATGCGGTTGTAAAATcaagataaattaaatatgtgtgactattttttaatattagtgTAAAgtgtagtaaaataataaaaataaaaaattgggttttgtcaatatattaaatattaatttctatttaaattttatatgcaatattttttttaaaaaaaatcactgaTATCCCTttcttttaaccaaattaaacaattaataaaataaaatagaggaTAATTAGAAACGGGCCAAGCGAATCAAAGCCAACCCAGCATATGCTGCAATCAACTGTGTGGGCCTCTTCTTTCGTTCCTCTAAACTTTATAGTAACTCCAAGCATTTGAACTcccttaataaattttctttttacccAATCCAACACCATACTATTCGATtcacatttcaaaattcattgtatttattgaaatttttagactcaacaaataaaattaggggttgacaagtgtcttatataataatatattaaaaaataaatattttaaagctgtttgtggaataaaaaatacACTATCAATTTACTAAATACTAACCCATAATCTTTGTACATTTGGTatttaattttactctttttttaaagatacttttcagatttcaaaatccATATCTAATTGTTAATATCactaaaattcttctattaaattccTTGGTTTgacattttgatataaaaaatactcactttATAATCGTGtaacaaagaaattaatattGTCATgcacctaaatttaacaaaagagttttaatggtgttataataacaaaaagacttgtatttttaaatccaaaaagtacaatgactaaattctaaatgaaGGCTACAAGAACTTAGAGTATAATTTAACCAATATTAAATACTACTGTCAAGGATGGATCTAGGATTTTATTTCAAGGGGTCGAAACTTTTAAATCCGAACGACCTTTCTTTAACGTAAAAAAGTGTCAATTCTTCtcggatttttttttcttatcaaacaaatcgatttaatgttttttaaaaagcatGAATGATTTAACGGTagaagaattaaaagaaaaaaaaatcacactatataaaattaaatatttctttacaatatgcaaaaaagaataactaatactatactaaaaatttcataaataccattataattccaaaaattaaatttaaaaaaaacttggcCTTAGTCCTATTTCTCAACACTAGGCATCCTAAATTCCACCCTCCGCTTTTTCATAAAATCGAACTCATCAATGATAGAATCTGTTGAAAATTCTCAAGCTATCTTTTTTTCGATGTATGCCACCAAGTAAGTCTTGGATAGATTTTTGAAGTCTCGAATCATGCTCTAAAAAAGAAGCATGAAACTCATTTATTTTGACTCTCGGCACCTTACGAGAACATTCAAGAACTTAAGAAGACCCGATATCTCGTTTAGGAGCTTTGGAAGACTCAATATCTTGTTCAAGATCTTGGGATTGAGAAGACCTGATATTTTGTTCAGAAGCTTGGGAAGACTTGATATCGAGTTCAGGAGCTTGGGATTGAGAAGACCTGATATCTCGTCCAAGAGTTTGGGAAGATCtgatatttgatttttctcCACTAATAACAAAAGGTTGAGGAACTGGTTGATCATTATTGCTTTCTAACATCCTTTTCTTGAAAAAAGATTTGATCTTTTTGT harbors:
- the LOC105763477 gene encoding AP2-like ethylene-responsive transcription factor ANT; translated protein: MKSISNDDNNKNANWLGFSLSPNMKMEVSNQEAHNYTQSASASAAGVTTAVPSSFFQSPSHLNYGLYYGVEGENGGFYSHFPVMPLKSDGSLCLMEALGRSQQPQAMVPTSTPKLEDFFGAATMGTHHYESSDRETMALSLDSMYYNQNPNQEHNNQNWLDHLQQSSRQTHHQQQLQVQQYQYYSGYRNQEMLLGEEAKETHVTDCNLQAPTMADDGKQWVSRNYSTEHAMHQKMIGCLGDNGAESGSIGAIAYGDLQSLSLSMSPGSQSSCVTGSQQISPSGTDYAAVLETKKRGPDKVDQKQIVHRKSIDTFGQRTSQYRGVTRHRWTGRYEAHLWDNSCKKEGQSRKGRQVYLGGYDMEEKAARAYDLAALKYWGPSTHINFPLENYQKELEEMKNMTRQEYVAHLRRKSSGFSRGASMYRGVTRHHQHGRWQARIGRVAGNKDLYLGTFSTQEEAAEAYDIAAIKFRGANAVTNFDITRYDVERIMASNTLLAGEFARRNKDVGPGGNDNLLTGNTNAETNINISPKNNGGQPDWKMILYQSSEQQQPNIIENFKAQAFSLAPETMVGHREVDDSSKIGTTHFSNASSLVTSLSSSREGSPERSSLPMAFAMPPPPSSKLFTTSPNTVNSWIPSAQLRPAISMPQMPVFASWTDA